In Aestuariibaculum lutulentum, one DNA window encodes the following:
- a CDS encoding HAD family hydrolase yields the protein MKKYKCIIFDCDGVLVDTEVISNQLLVDMANRYGANIDLNYAMKYFKGSHFRHCLDLIKTLVTEPVPDSFEKDYRTELDRQFTESVQPIKGIKEVISQLNIPFCVASSGTVEKIRLNLGLVGLLDAFEGKIFSCYTIGKWKPEPDVFLLAAKTMGFKPEDCLVIEDSKLGVQGAKNGGFDVFGYTEHDYYNDLEGLANQTFQSMDDLIGMIL from the coding sequence ATGAAAAAATACAAGTGTATTATTTTTGATTGTGATGGTGTTTTGGTCGATACCGAAGTTATAAGTAATCAATTGTTGGTAGATATGGCTAATCGGTATGGAGCTAATATCGATTTAAATTATGCCATGAAATATTTTAAGGGCAGTCATTTTAGGCATTGTTTAGATCTTATTAAAACATTGGTAACAGAGCCTGTTCCTGATAGCTTTGAAAAGGATTATAGAACAGAATTGGATAGACAATTTACCGAATCGGTTCAGCCAATTAAAGGAATAAAGGAGGTTATTAGTCAATTAAATATCCCGTTTTGTGTCGCTTCAAGTGGTACGGTTGAGAAAATTCGATTAAATCTTGGTTTAGTTGGACTTTTAGATGCCTTTGAAGGTAAAATATTTAGCTGTTATACCATTGGAAAATGGAAACCAGAACCCGATGTGTTTTTACTTGCCGCAAAAACTATGGGATTTAAGCCGGAAGATTGTCTGGTAATTGAGGATAGTAAATTAGGTGTTCAAGGCGCTAAAAATGGTGGCTTCGATGTTTTTGGTTATACAGAACATGATTATTATAATGACCTAGAAGGATTAGCAAATCAAACGTTTCAGAGTATGGACGATTTAATCGGAATGATTCTGTAA
- a CDS encoding DUF4242 domain-containing protein, with the protein MKTFKFVLLLALALTSFQLFAQEKSIPDALRENTTLKSQSMYVIEREIPNLESWSAEDLKAASQTSCGVLKKMGPKITWLHSYVTGDKMYCVYLAESKDLVKEHAEKGGFPVNYVAKVSTVIDPSTSGETY; encoded by the coding sequence ATGAAAACTTTTAAATTTGTTTTACTCTTAGCCCTAGCACTTACTTCATTTCAATTATTCGCTCAGGAAAAGTCAATTCCGGATGCTTTACGAGAAAATACGACATTAAAAAGTCAAAGTATGTACGTTATTGAGCGAGAAATTCCTAACTTAGAGTCATGGTCTGCCGAAGACCTTAAAGCAGCTTCACAAACCTCTTGTGGAGTTCTAAAAAAAATGGGACCAAAAATTACTTGGCTTCATAGCTATGTTACTGGAGATAAAATGTATTGCGTTTATCTTGCAGAAAGTAAAGATCTGGTAAAAGAGCATGCCGAAAAAGGAGGATTTCCTGTAAATTATGTTGCAAAAGTTTCAACCGTAATCGATCCTTCCACTTCAGGCGAAACTTACTAG
- a CDS encoding DUF4242 domain-containing protein, with amino-acid sequence MPKYVIEREIPGAGKLSAEDLKSISKTSCKVLQNLGPEINWVHSYVTENKIYCVYIAPNKELVEEHAKQGGFPANMISTVSTIIDPVTSE; translated from the coding sequence ATGCCAAAATACGTTATAGAAAGAGAAATACCAGGAGCTGGTAAACTTTCTGCTGAAGACTTAAAATCGATTTCGAAAACCTCGTGCAAGGTCCTTCAAAATCTGGGTCCTGAAATTAACTGGGTACACAGTTATGTTACCGAAAATAAAATTTATTGTGTGTACATAGCTCCAAATAAAGAACTCGTAGAAGAACATGCAAAACAGGGTGGATTTCCAGCAAATATGATAAGTACGGTTTCTACTATTATAGATCCCGTGACTTCTGAATAG
- a CDS encoding pyruvate dehydrogenase complex dihydrolipoamide acetyltransferase, with protein sequence MAIVVNMPRLSDTMEEGTVAAWLKKVGDKVAEGDILAEIETDKATMEFESFNEGTLLHIGVQEGETTKVDELLAIIGEEGEDISALLSGGSAPAAPAKEEAPAIAETAPAEVKEEAPAVALPEGVIVVTMPRLSDTMEEGTVATWLKKVGDQVSEGDILAEIETDKATMEFESFQSGTLLHIGLQEGESAKVDSLLAIIGPAGTDVSGVAANFTVAAPAAKAEEAPKAEVKAEAPKAAPVSAPVAEKPAKRAATPVTENGRVFVSPLAKKIAEEKGINLTKIQGTGENGRIVKYDVENYEPAQGAAAVGKFVPAGQEDFEDVPNSQMRKAIAKALTNSKFSAPHYYLSVEFDMENAMAFRAQFNTIPDTKISFNDMVVKACALALKQHPQVNSQWFADKMRLNNHVHIGVAVAVPDGLVVPVVKFANEQTLPQIGAAVKELAGKARNKKLTPAEMEGSTFTVSNLGMFGIDTFTSIINQPNSAILSVGNIVEKPVVKNGQIVVGHTMKLSLACDHRTIDGATGAQFLQTLKGYIENPVTMLV encoded by the coding sequence ATGGCTATAGTAGTAAATATGCCGCGTTTAAGCGATACAATGGAAGAAGGAACTGTTGCAGCTTGGTTAAAAAAAGTTGGTGACAAGGTTGCAGAGGGTGATATTTTAGCTGAAATTGAAACAGATAAAGCCACTATGGAATTTGAATCTTTTAATGAAGGGACATTACTTCATATTGGGGTTCAGGAAGGTGAAACTACTAAGGTAGATGAACTTTTAGCAATTATAGGAGAAGAAGGTGAAGATATTTCTGCACTTTTAAGCGGAGGTTCAGCGCCAGCTGCTCCGGCAAAAGAAGAAGCTCCTGCTATTGCTGAGACTGCTCCTGCAGAAGTTAAAGAAGAAGCTCCTGCTGTTGCTTTACCAGAAGGTGTTATCGTGGTAACGATGCCACGTTTAAGTGATACTATGGAAGAAGGAACCGTTGCTACTTGGTTAAAGAAAGTAGGTGATCAGGTTTCTGAAGGTGATATTTTAGCAGAAATTGAAACAGATAAGGCGACTATGGAGTTCGAATCGTTTCAATCAGGTACTTTATTACACATAGGTTTACAGGAAGGTGAATCTGCAAAAGTAGATTCATTATTAGCTATTATTGGCCCTGCAGGAACTGATGTTTCTGGTGTTGCTGCTAACTTTACTGTTGCTGCTCCTGCTGCAAAAGCAGAAGAAGCTCCTAAAGCTGAAGTTAAAGCAGAAGCCCCTAAAGCTGCTCCTGTGTCAGCTCCGGTAGCTGAGAAACCAGCGAAAAGAGCTGCTACACCTGTTACTGAAAACGGACGTGTATTTGTGTCGCCATTAGCTAAGAAAATTGCTGAAGAAAAAGGTATCAACTTAACTAAAATACAAGGTACTGGTGAAAACGGACGTATTGTGAAATACGATGTTGAGAACTACGAGCCAGCTCAAGGAGCTGCAGCTGTTGGTAAATTTGTACCAGCAGGACAAGAAGATTTTGAAGATGTACCAAACTCGCAAATGCGTAAAGCAATTGCTAAGGCATTAACAAATTCTAAATTCTCTGCACCTCATTATTACCTAAGTGTAGAATTCGATATGGAAAATGCTATGGCATTCCGTGCACAATTCAACACAATTCCAGATACTAAAATATCATTCAACGATATGGTCGTTAAAGCTTGTGCTTTAGCATTAAAACAACATCCGCAAGTAAACTCTCAGTGGTTTGCAGATAAGATGCGTTTAAATAACCATGTTCATATTGGTGTTGCTGTAGCTGTGCCAGACGGATTAGTTGTGCCTGTTGTGAAATTTGCTAACGAGCAAACTTTACCGCAAATTGGTGCTGCTGTTAAAGAATTAGCTGGTAAAGCAAGAAATAAGAAATTAACACCTGCTGAAATGGAAGGTAGTACATTTACTGTTTCTAACTTAGGTATGTTTGGTATCGATACATTTACATCAATTATCAATCAACCAAATTCAGCAATCTTATCTGTTGGTAATATTGTAGAAAAACCTGTGGTTAAAAATGGTCAGATAGTTGTTGGTCACACAATGAAATTATCATTAGCTTGCGATCACAGAACTATTGATGGTGCTACAGGAGCTCAATTCCTTCAAACTTTAAAAGGATATATTGAGAACCCTGTTACAATGTTAGTGTAA
- a CDS encoding pectate lyase family protein, translating to MMKKLLFSLSLLLSVNLGFAQTVTIDESAGWLESAYLKWQPVTDAESYNVYFSGEGITDQKIDDQLIRNYGSYFRADILGLKAGSYTFKVAPVISGSEGTTTSTGVINVEAHDRTGFAFSNNRVPGAYKMDGTPKDNAVILYITENSKNTIELNVTGANSNPCVGLQTILDGFKKGNDTRPLIVRLIGQITDFDYMLNGDIVIENKQNASSHITFEGVGNDAVSDGWGIRVKNATNIEIRNIGSMNCNSSEGDNIGLQQDNDYIWVHNVDFFYGDAGGDADQAKGDGALDCKRSTYVTFSYNHFWDSGKSNLLGLSEDTTDGLYITYHHNWYDHSDSRHPRVRFYSAHVYNNYYDGNSKYGVGSTNGSSVFVEANYFRNCKYPMLTSMQGSDVYNSSTGTNDYANYPTFSKEDGGTIKAFNNYITGANRFVPYGDTNYPNPTVDFDAYVASTREESISNTVTSAYGTNTYNNFDTNTGVMYSYTPDTPEDAKTKVMQYSGRMHNGDFSWTFNNAVDDTSYDVNTALKSALTNYSSSLVSVQGETGPDPEIILTANAGDALVELSWQVNNYTASAYEIFRDTDSDPTGRVKITDINDANTLSYSDNTALNDVTYYYWVVADGNIESNSDSATPTEGGTVNAGEEVHNFTISGLVSTYYTIVGNLSTTKGTVNYNGLTLTQCLKIESATSITFTTNLAGTLTLVFNSDFSGRIKIDGVDYNATAGIVEITLQPGEHTISKTDVANLFYASYQTSSLGTAEFEANKFKLYPNPVDNLLYFSVNSKIEKIEIYNMLGMLVKTFKSTENNIDVNDLTSGSYLVKIYTELGTSDKIILKK from the coding sequence ATGATGAAAAAATTACTTTTCTCCTTATCTCTTCTGCTGTCGGTAAATTTAGGATTTGCTCAAACAGTAACTATTGATGAATCTGCTGGTTGGCTTGAATCAGCCTATCTAAAATGGCAACCCGTAACTGATGCCGAAAGCTACAATGTGTATTTTAGCGGCGAGGGTATTACAGACCAAAAAATTGACGATCAGCTTATTCGAAATTACGGAAGCTATTTTCGTGCAGATATTTTGGGTTTAAAAGCCGGAAGTTACACCTTTAAAGTTGCTCCTGTTATTTCTGGTTCGGAAGGCACAACTACATCTACTGGTGTTATTAATGTAGAAGCTCATGACCGAACAGGCTTTGCCTTTTCTAATAATCGTGTTCCAGGAGCTTATAAAATGGACGGTACACCAAAAGACAATGCTGTTATTTTGTACATCACAGAAAATTCAAAAAACACTATTGAACTGAATGTTACTGGAGCTAACAGTAATCCATGTGTTGGACTTCAAACCATTTTAGATGGTTTTAAAAAAGGTAATGATACCCGCCCTTTAATTGTTAGACTAATAGGACAAATTACAGATTTCGACTATATGCTTAACGGCGATATTGTCATTGAAAATAAACAAAATGCTTCAAGCCATATTACCTTTGAGGGTGTTGGAAACGATGCTGTTTCTGACGGCTGGGGAATACGCGTTAAGAACGCAACCAATATTGAAATTAGAAACATCGGCTCCATGAACTGTAACAGTAGTGAAGGTGATAATATTGGACTTCAACAGGACAACGACTATATCTGGGTTCATAACGTAGATTTCTTTTATGGTGATGCTGGAGGTGATGCCGACCAAGCTAAAGGAGATGGCGCCTTAGACTGTAAACGCTCTACCTACGTAACGTTTTCATATAATCACTTTTGGGATTCAGGTAAATCCAACTTATTAGGTTTAAGTGAAGATACTACAGATGGATTGTATATTACCTACCATCACAACTGGTATGACCACTCCGATTCTCGTCATCCTCGTGTGCGTTTTTATTCGGCCCATGTTTATAATAATTATTACGATGGAAACTCTAAATACGGGGTTGGTTCTACCAATGGTTCTTCTGTATTTGTGGAAGCTAATTATTTCAGAAACTGTAAATATCCTATGTTAACCTCCATGCAAGGGTCTGATGTATACAATTCATCTACCGGAACTAATGATTATGCAAATTACCCAACCTTTTCAAAAGAAGATGGAGGTACTATAAAAGCCTTTAACAACTATATTACCGGAGCAAATCGTTTTGTTCCTTACGGAGACACAAACTACCCTAATCCCACAGTAGATTTTGATGCCTATGTTGCTTCAACAAGAGAAGAATCTATAAGCAATACGGTTACTTCTGCTTACGGAACAAATACCTACAACAATTTTGACACTAACACAGGCGTTATGTACAGCTACACACCTGACACGCCAGAAGATGCAAAAACAAAAGTAATGCAATATTCAGGACGTATGCACAACGGAGACTTTAGCTGGACGTTTAACAATGCTGTTGATGATACCTCATATGATGTTAATACGGCTTTAAAAAGTGCATTAACTAATTATTCCTCATCTCTTGTTTCTGTTCAAGGTGAAACTGGACCAGACCCTGAAATAATATTGACGGCCAATGCTGGTGATGCTTTAGTAGAATTAAGCTGGCAAGTTAACAATTATACTGCCTCTGCATATGAAATATTCAGAGACACCGATTCTGATCCAACTGGACGTGTTAAAATCACAGATATTAACGACGCCAACACTTTAAGTTATTCAGATAATACAGCTTTAAATGATGTAACCTACTATTACTGGGTGGTAGCCGATGGGAACATTGAATCGAATTCTGATTCAGCAACACCTACAGAAGGAGGAACTGTAAATGCGGGAGAGGAAGTTCATAACTTTACAATTTCAGGTTTGGTTAGCACCTATTACACCATTGTTGGAAACTTGTCAACTACAAAAGGTACTGTAAATTATAACGGGCTCACCTTAACGCAATGTTTAAAAATAGAATCGGCAACAAGTATCACCTTTACAACTAACCTTGCAGGTACTTTAACTTTAGTTTTTAACTCTGATTTTTCAGGAAGAATAAAAATTGATGGTGTTGATTATAATGCCACTGCCGGAATTGTTGAAATAACATTACAACCAGGCGAACACACTATTTCGAAAACAGATGTTGCCAACCTATTCTACGCAAGTTATCAAACCAGCTCATTAGGTACTGCTGAATTTGAAGCTAATAAATTCAAACTTTATCCTAACCCTGTAGATAATCTGCTTTATTTTTCTGTTAATTCCAAAATTGAAAAAATAGAAATTTATAATATGTTAGGTATGTTAGTTAAAACATTTAAATCGACTGAAAACAATATAGATGTCAATGATTTAACATCCGGAAGTTACTTAGTAAAAATTTATACAGAACTAGGAACTTCTGATAAAATAATATTAAAAAAATAA
- a CDS encoding group I truncated hemoglobin, which yields MSKSLYERLGGNDGISAIVRRAISIHMENPDINARFLPYKERPEYFETVVQHSINFFNSGSGGPAVYEGRDMETAHRGMNISPKEYMCAIDDIFIALDEHKIDDDTKKDVLAVLWSLKGMIIAK from the coding sequence ATGTCAAAATCACTTTACGAAAGATTAGGCGGAAATGACGGTATTTCAGCCATAGTTAGACGAGCCATTAGTATTCATATGGAAAATCCTGATATTAATGCACGCTTTTTACCCTACAAAGAACGACCTGAATACTTTGAAACGGTTGTGCAACACAGCATCAATTTTTTCAATTCAGGAAGTGGTGGTCCTGCCGTATATGAAGGCAGGGACATGGAAACAGCTCACCGTGGGATGAACATAAGCCCTAAGGAGTACATGTGTGCCATTGATGATATTTTTATTGCCTTAGACGAACATAAAATTGACGACGACACAAAAAAAGATGTTCTCGCTGTTTTATGGTCTTTAAAAGGAATGATTATCGCTAAATAA
- a CDS encoding SDR family NAD(P)-dependent oxidoreductase: MQKNVIITGTSRGIGFELVQLFAKAGHKVLALSRNEKPIAHLNLENVTAFSFDLSNAESYKQVEDFITTNWQQVDVLINNAGMLVNKPFSEITMNDFEAVYKTNVFGVAELTRVVLPFMKAKSHAVTISSMGGVQGSMKFPGLAAYSSSKGAVITLTELLAEEYKESGISFNVLALGAVQTEMLEEAFPGYQASTSALEMAEYIFHFSLTGHKYYNGKMLQVSNSTP, from the coding sequence ATGCAAAAAAATGTCATTATAACAGGAACAAGTAGAGGGATTGGTTTTGAATTGGTTCAATTGTTTGCCAAAGCAGGACATAAGGTATTGGCGCTTTCGCGGAATGAAAAACCAATAGCTCATTTAAATCTGGAGAATGTAACGGCATTTTCGTTTGACTTAAGTAATGCTGAATCTTATAAACAAGTTGAAGATTTTATAACTACCAATTGGCAACAAGTGGATGTTTTAATCAACAATGCCGGTATGCTTGTTAATAAACCGTTTTCTGAAATTACAATGAATGATTTTGAAGCGGTTTATAAAACCAATGTTTTTGGTGTTGCTGAATTAACCAGAGTAGTTTTACCTTTTATGAAAGCCAAAAGTCATGCGGTAACTATTAGTTCTATGGGCGGTGTCCAGGGCAGTATGAAGTTTCCCGGATTGGCTGCATATAGTTCAAGTAAAGGTGCTGTAATTACCCTTACAGAATTGTTAGCCGAAGAGTATAAAGAATCTGGAATTTCCTTTAACGTATTAGCTCTTGGAGCCGTACAAACAGAAATGTTAGAAGAAGCTTTTCCTGGTTACCAGGCCTCAACTTCAGCTTTAGAAATGGCAGAATATATTTTCCACTTTTCATTAACCGGACATAAATACTATAACGGTAAAATGTTACAGGTGTCTAATTCTACACCATAG
- a CDS encoding nickel-binding protein, with protein MPIFMDRHDVSESVSAEVLAEIHLEDLKIEHEYGCRGFTYWFDQKRKNVFCLIEAPNKEAITRMHKHAHGDVPNTIIEVEPTIVESFLGRISDPEKTKNTELNLINDSAYRILMVIHINTQLNKTNELKAISKNLNRKIKKLLENSHGNIVKKDNTTYLVSFKSVINAINSALQIESDIIPNHLTSSGNLKIGIASGEPVTNKPEIFQETITLTNRMCSFVNANISVSYEVKSLYESVQIHSISKSSQIRVLTPSEEKFLNQLTDEIETSWQNPEFNIDRFSENLGYSKSQLYRKLTNLTGKSPNSFIRDYRLNQALKLINDQQGNISEIAFETGFNSLAYFSKCFKNKYGILPSKHAQ; from the coding sequence ATGCCTATATTTATGGATCGTCACGATGTCTCGGAAAGCGTTTCGGCTGAAGTGTTGGCAGAGATACATCTGGAAGACTTAAAAATAGAACACGAATATGGTTGCCGTGGTTTTACCTATTGGTTTGACCAGAAACGTAAAAATGTGTTTTGCCTTATTGAAGCACCAAACAAAGAGGCTATTACACGCATGCACAAACATGCTCATGGAGATGTCCCTAATACCATCATAGAAGTTGAACCTACAATTGTAGAATCTTTTCTTGGCAGAATTTCAGATCCGGAAAAAACCAAAAATACCGAACTAAATTTAATTAACGATTCTGCATATCGAATTTTAATGGTTATTCACATTAATACCCAATTAAATAAAACCAATGAATTAAAGGCTATTTCTAAAAATTTAAATAGGAAAATAAAGAAACTATTGGAAAATAGTCATGGTAATATTGTAAAGAAAGATAACACTACTTATTTAGTTTCATTTAAATCTGTAATTAATGCTATTAACAGTGCACTTCAAATCGAATCAGATATAATTCCTAATCATTTAACATCATCGGGGAATTTAAAAATAGGTATTGCATCAGGAGAACCTGTAACCAACAAACCTGAAATATTCCAGGAAACCATTACGTTAACCAATAGAATGTGCAGCTTTGTAAATGCAAACATTAGCGTTTCTTACGAGGTGAAAAGCCTTTACGAAAGTGTACAAATACATTCCATTTCTAAAAGTTCACAAATCCGGGTTTTAACCCCTTCTGAAGAAAAATTTCTGAATCAATTAACGGATGAAATTGAAACCTCCTGGCAAAATCCGGAATTTAATATTGATCGTTTCAGTGAAAATCTAGGTTATAGTAAAAGTCAACTCTACAGAAAGCTAACCAATCTAACAGGAAAATCTCCTAACTCTTTTATTAGAGATTACCGCTTGAATCAAGCCTTAAAATTAATAAATGACCAACAAGGCAACATTTCAGAAATAGCTTTTGAAACAGGTTTTAACAGCTTAGCTTATTTCTCAAAATGTTTCAAAAACAAATACGGTATTCTCCCTTCAAAACACGCTCAATAA
- a CDS encoding T9SS type B sorting domain-containing protein — MKKILSVVICFVTINLLAQEITLTHNVGNVPIDTGMFSCEDRDEGWSKIFKLSDFGIAANEQFLIKSLQVALSESNTGATLQVSVYSIDDSFPVFFQSLYPRTVLGTRSIGIAPEIKGSPEIIQKDFDEPIVVPAGTERILVTVHKNVDFYNPESARVVIAGTQEDSGESWYHGCDENYGLTKVSELNNPVPNANFYINVTGVTFNNKGIGGTTTLNHNTCDFIEYKRVFSCSWGGMSWSRDFYLKDFGISTNEEYSINTGQVALSSAGWGTVLEFRIFKIDDNFPESFSEADLIGKSQTIDIPYFSGISPRLFNVEFETSIVVPKDVERVLVEVIQLPSYSSGAAFIAGSIGDRGVSWIKSYSGGCVPFMEFKDAEAELGYEEANFYINVTGSVNHVTNNFEMNISNICSEFLKEFSVEKKEEIASVAWDFGDPNSGLDNTSTDLSPFHDFSEDGTYTITVTVTGNNGNVEVLKETIDVKEPPTAYGIDNIFGCEDEGNPGFSSDFDVSNIESYILGGQVDKVITYIDGSGNKYSTLPNPFTNTVKDRETILVRVSHKDNPCCYSETSFDFIVNTLPDLSVIDDLTVCDDDYDGFTDFNLKKLKEDIIGSEFNIQVEFYHQNGMPIESDLEFVKNTVINQEEITFKVLNTDTKCSSEATFKLIVNPLPIANALNELIGCDDNGDGISEYFDTAQVEEEAIGNQTGFEVQYFDADGKQLPSPLPNPYTNTVFFQEVLTVRVLNTTTECYADMPLLLRTSNKPQINTPSDIYACDEEGGFGYFDLSDLKNTVIGNQSNLNVFYFDENGNDITMTISSNYRNIKPWSQNITVRVENAINNLCFSETNFNLFVNELPKVDLEESYFLCNLEPFLELYVKEVFDNYVWKYQDGTTISSSNVVKLEKAGNYTLIIGENTNGIYCENSYSFELVRSVLPKIERVDFAELSDRNYIEIIASGDGDFEYSIDGLNYQNSNLFSNVQGGIYSVTVKDKLGCGEDFSSVTIVDYPKYFTPNNDGFNDFWQIKGIPNYPNAKIFIYDRYGKFIKQFGASSNGWDGTFNGKKMMATDYWFIVKLDEENEFKGHFSLRI; from the coding sequence ATGAAGAAAATTCTGTCTGTTGTAATTTGTTTTGTTACAATAAATCTACTAGCTCAAGAAATTACATTAACTCATAATGTGGGTAATGTGCCTATAGATACAGGTATGTTTTCGTGTGAAGATAGAGATGAAGGTTGGTCGAAAATTTTTAAATTATCAGATTTTGGAATTGCAGCTAATGAACAGTTTTTAATTAAATCTCTACAAGTGGCTTTAAGTGAATCTAATACAGGAGCCACTTTACAAGTTAGTGTTTATAGTATAGATGATAGTTTTCCAGTGTTTTTTCAATCATTATACCCAAGAACTGTTTTAGGAACCCGTAGTATTGGGATAGCCCCAGAGATTAAGGGATCACCAGAAATTATTCAAAAAGATTTTGATGAACCTATCGTTGTGCCTGCCGGAACAGAAAGAATACTGGTAACAGTTCATAAGAATGTTGATTTTTATAATCCTGAATCTGCTAGGGTTGTAATTGCAGGAACACAGGAAGATTCTGGAGAATCTTGGTACCATGGTTGCGATGAAAATTATGGCTTAACGAAAGTATCTGAACTTAATAACCCAGTTCCAAATGCTAATTTTTATATTAATGTTACTGGTGTAACCTTTAATAATAAGGGTATTGGAGGGACAACAACTTTAAATCATAACACCTGCGATTTTATTGAATATAAAAGAGTGTTTAGCTGTAGCTGGGGTGGAATGAGTTGGTCGAGAGATTTTTATTTGAAAGATTTTGGGATAAGTACTAATGAAGAATATTCTATTAATACTGGTCAAGTTGCTCTTAGTTCAGCTGGGTGGGGAACTGTTTTGGAGTTTAGAATTTTTAAAATAGATGATAATTTTCCTGAATCATTTTCAGAAGCAGATCTGATAGGTAAAAGTCAAACTATAGATATTCCTTATTTTAGTGGGATTAGTCCTAGGCTTTTTAATGTTGAATTTGAAACATCTATAGTTGTACCCAAAGATGTTGAAAGGGTTTTAGTGGAAGTAATTCAGTTACCAAGTTATAGTAGTGGAGCAGCTTTCATTGCTGGTTCAATTGGTGATAGAGGAGTCTCTTGGATAAAATCTTATAGTGGAGGTTGCGTGCCGTTTATGGAATTTAAGGATGCAGAAGCAGAGTTAGGCTATGAAGAGGCTAATTTTTACATTAATGTTACAGGAAGCGTCAATCATGTTACCAATAATTTCGAAATGAATATTTCTAATATTTGTTCAGAGTTTTTAAAAGAATTTAGTGTTGAGAAAAAAGAAGAAATAGCATCAGTAGCTTGGGATTTTGGAGACCCTAATTCAGGCTTAGATAATACATCTACCGATTTATCCCCATTTCATGATTTTTCAGAAGATGGAACGTACACCATAACAGTAACAGTAACTGGAAATAATGGTAATGTTGAAGTATTAAAAGAAACCATCGATGTTAAAGAACCTCCAACAGCTTATGGAATAGATAATATATTTGGCTGTGAAGATGAGGGGAATCCCGGGTTTTCTTCTGATTTTGATGTGTCGAATATTGAATCCTATATATTAGGAGGACAAGTCGATAAAGTAATTACTTATATTGATGGTTCAGGAAACAAGTATAGTACACTACCCAATCCATTTACTAATACCGTTAAAGATAGAGAAACCATATTAGTTCGTGTTTCACATAAAGATAATCCTTGCTGTTATTCTGAAACATCTTTCGATTTTATTGTAAACACCTTGCCAGATTTATCAGTTATAGATGATTTGACTGTTTGTGATGATGATTATGATGGTTTTACCGATTTTAATTTAAAAAAGTTAAAGGAAGATATTATAGGTAGTGAATTTAATATTCAGGTGGAGTTTTATCATCAAAATGGAATGCCAATTGAGAGTGATTTAGAATTTGTAAAAAACACGGTCATTAATCAAGAAGAAATAACTTTTAAAGTTTTAAATACCGATACAAAATGTAGTTCTGAAGCAACGTTTAAATTAATCGTTAACCCGTTACCAATAGCAAATGCTTTAAATGAACTAATAGGTTGTGATGATAATGGCGATGGTATTTCCGAGTATTTTGATACCGCTCAAGTGGAAGAAGAAGCCATAGGAAATCAAACAGGATTTGAAGTCCAGTATTTTGATGCAGACGGAAAACAATTGCCTAGCCCTTTACCAAATCCGTACACAAATACAGTATTTTTTCAAGAGGTTTTAACTGTACGCGTTTTAAATACTACTACCGAGTGTTATGCAGATATGCCATTGCTTTTAAGGACTTCAAATAAACCTCAAATAAATACGCCTTCAGATATTTATGCTTGTGATGAAGAAGGTGGTTTTGGTTATTTTGATTTGAGTGATTTAAAAAATACTGTAATAGGGAATCAAAGTAACTTAAATGTATTTTATTTTGATGAAAATGGAAACGACATAACAATGACAATATCTTCGAACTATAGGAATATAAAACCTTGGTCGCAAAACATTACAGTTAGGGTTGAAAATGCAATTAATAATTTATGTTTTTCAGAAACCAATTTTAATCTGTTTGTAAATGAATTACCAAAAGTTGACTTAGAAGAAAGTTATTTTCTATGTAATCTTGAACCATTTTTAGAATTGTATGTAAAGGAAGTATTTGATAATTATGTATGGAAATATCAAGATGGTACAACGATTTCTTCATCAAACGTTGTAAAATTAGAAAAGGCAGGAAATTATACATTAATAATAGGTGAAAATACAAATGGAATATATTGTGAAAATAGTTATAGTTTTGAGTTAGTACGTTCTGTACTTCCAAAGATAGAGCGTGTTGATTTTGCAGAATTATCCGATCGCAACTATATAGAAATTATAGCTTCAGGTGATGGAGATTTTGAATACTCAATAGACGGTTTAAATTATCAAAACAGTAATTTGTTTAGTAATGTTCAAGGAGGAATTTATTCGGTAACTGTAAAAGATAAGTTAGGCTGTGGAGAAGACTTTAGTTCAGTGACAATTGTCGATTATCCTAAATATTTTACACCTAATAATGATGGTTTTAACGATTTTTGGCAAATAAAAGGAATACCGAATTATCCCAATGCTAAAATCTTTATTTATGATAGGTATGGTAAATTTATTAAACAATTTGGAGCATCAAGTAACGGGTGGGATGGGACGTTTAATGGAAAGAAAATGATGGCAACAGATTACTGGTTCATTGTTAAGTTAGATGAGGAGAATGAATTTAAAGGACATTTTTCGTTAAGAATATAA